The following coding sequences are from one Salvia hispanica cultivar TCC Black 2014 chromosome 3, UniMelb_Shisp_WGS_1.0, whole genome shotgun sequence window:
- the LOC125215864 gene encoding DNA mismatch repair protein MLH3 isoform X2 encodes MAWNKSSGGPYIIVAVSVGVGSSYLKVVDNGSGITRDGLLLLGERYVTSKVDYLALDASTTENLDYHGEALCSISDVSLLEIVTKARGKSTGYKKILKKRKCVFIGINNDREEVGTTVISHDIFYNQPVRRKQMQSSPKKVLDSIKMSVLRTALVHVNVFFRVVDVESLDELLCVGPSASPLPILSTYFGIGSSASFHKLVLSNRELNLSGYISEPHGIFSPKAIQYVYINSRLVYKGPIHKLVNQLAAKFDMSSPWQLTTSSQRMKQNKYDKCPAFILNLQCPTSYYDIIASERLRTSVEFKDWAPVLTFIEDGVMRLWTKNTSHDMLGNPESGKRRCQTQTSLVPVDVCSTHWDKPYENHDNSLGLEETTFESGKSCRKVLGFENFELEADLLPENDYISQACDGSMVGETINQISPWCVSSPLHVAKTYGRKMDDLSSALGYILPATNENVDSRSIASGASIDCHYFGDNRHTDEEYGISFLRSCSFDKSLMKERRSPSKDARFEFGRDGRAKRRRIDCCDIVEDDINSVMLGGDVECSALQPFQFSPVTRHDIDGMLESPGRDSVKSSFLGDNLPDSEQFWESTSSWHSFRSGWSPLTRKETEIKFLDNSNYPIEKTSVEGHSGLGKDILHRCPIQGEILGDTKYNRLQQDCSFTNHSPDEEIGESQLDFENLFSLKPFKRFTDAYWSLSPVHCEESLKNFTEAPSDDTSPDECEHGMHNCTNQGTLLNKKMCFSKSHPAPPYYSTKRGFLDLTDTTSLSAIKSPESIFGRYSSIAAGEFSNEQLHVEDMSFKCSDKPDGQFYLSPRGKQVMDCTASKRSVLEIKPESTSVQKKGKKEEEFTNIEPVESLGSKEIEDSLDSRWKWRNCSLATAGNSSSDIKRNQDGILNIFSDSLQLDGVSLVPKSVERACLENAKVLDQVDKKFIAIVAGKTLAIIDQHAADERIKLEELRSKVLSGEMKTIKYLDSEHELVLPEIGYQLLHNYAEQIQTWGWICNIHSQDSNSFTKHLDSLHRQPTVIKLLAVPCILGVVLNDIDLLEFLQQLADTDGSSTIPPSVHRVLNSKACRGAIMFGDTLLPSECSLIVDELKQTSLCFQCAHGRPTTVPLVNLEILHNKVARLGIDASCWHGLRQHKVSLKRMSQRLRSAVS; translated from the exons ATGGCGTGGAATAAGTCTTCTGGTGGGCCCTATATTATT GTTGCCGTGTCAGTAGGGGTTGGTAGCTCCTACCTCAAAGTGGTGGATAATG GATCTGGAATTACGCGGGATGGACTACTGCTATTAGGAGAACGATATG TTACATCCAAAGTTGATTACTTGGCTCTGGATGCCAGTACTACTGAAAACCTTGACTATCATGGAGAAGCTCTGTGCTCGATTTCTGATGTTTCTCTGTTGGAGATTGTGACAAAAGCAAGAGGGAAATCAACTGGATACAAAAAGATACTGAAG AAAAGGAAGTGTGTGTTCATTGGAATCAATAATGACAGAGAAGAAGTGGGAACTACAG TCATATCTCATGATATATTTTACAATCAGCCTGTTCGAAGAAAACAGATGCAATCCAG CCCCAAGAAGGTGCTGGATTCGATCAAAATGAGCGTGCTTCGAACTGCCCTTGTTCATGTTAATGTGTTCTTCAGAGTTGTTGATGTGGAAAG CTTAGATGAGCTGCTTTGTGTTGGACCTTCAGCTTCCCCGTTACCAATACTTTCAACATATTTTGGCATTGGGAGTTCAGCTAGTTTCCACAAACTGGTTCTATCCAATAGAGAACTGAATCTTTCTGGGTATATATCTGAACCTCATGGAATCTTTTCTCCGAAG GCAATCCAGTATGTCT ACATCAATTCAAGACTTGTTTACAAGGGACCCATTCATAAGCTAGTGAATCAGTTGGCTGCTAAATTTGATATGTCCAGCCCCTGGCAGCTTACCACCAGTTCCCAAAGGATGAAGCAGAATAAGTACGACAAATGCCCAGCCTTTATTTTGAATCTACAATGCCCAACATcttattatgatattattgcTTCTGAGCGATTGAGGACCTCAGTTGAATTTAAG GACTGGGCACCCGTTCTTACTTTCATAGAGGATGGTGTGATGCGTCTTTGGACAAAAAATACTTCTCATG ATATGTTAGGTAATCCTGAAAGTGGAAAAAGAAGGTGCCAGACACAGACCAGCCTAGTTCCTGTTGATGTTTGCTCCACTCACTGGGATAAGCCATACGAAAACCACGATAACTCACTGGGTTTAGAAGAGACCACATTTGAATCTGGAAAGTCTTGCCGAAAAGTTCTTgggtttgaaaattttgagttaGAGGCAGATTTACTACCTGAAAATGACTACATAAGCCAAGCATGTGATGGATCTATGGTTGGTGAGACTATAAACCAAATTTCTCCTTGGTGTGTTTCCTCACCATTGCATGTGGCAAAAACATATGGTCGAAAGATGGATGACCTATCTTCAGCTTTAGGGTACATCTTACCTGCAACCAATGAGAATGTGGACAGCAGGTCAATAGCGAGTGGGGCTTCTATTGATTGTCATTATTTTGGTGATAATAGACATACTGATGAGGAATATGGCATATCATTTCTTAGAAGTTGCTCCTTTGACAAAAGCTTGATGAAAGAGAGAAGATCACCTTCAAAGGATGCGAGATTTGAATTTGGACGAGATGGCAGAGCTAAAAGAAGGCGGATTGATTGTTGTGATATCGTGGAAGATGATATCAATTCAGTGATGTTAGGAGGTGATGTTGAGTGCAGTGCTCTCCAACCATTTCAGTTTTCTCCAGTGACCAGACATGACATCGATGGAATGTTGGAGTCTCCTGGAAGGGATTCAGTGAAGTCATCTTTCCTAGGGGATAATCTACCTGACTCTGAGCAATTTTGGGAATCCACTTCTAGTTGGCATTCATTCCGATCTGGATGGTCTCCTCTAACTAGAAAGGAAACTGAGATCAAGTTTCTTGACAATAGTAATTATCCAATTGAGAAAACTTCAGTTGAAGGTCACTCTGGATTAGGAAAAGATATTTTACACAGATGTCCTATTCAAGGAGAAATTCTTGGagatacaaaatataataggCTGCAGCAGGATTGCTCCTTCACGAACCATTCCCCTGATGAGGAAATTGGTGAAAGTCAGTTGGATTTTGAGAATTTGTTCTCTTTAAAGCCTTTCAAGAGATTCACAGATGCATACTGGTCACTGTCACCCGTTCACTGTGAAGAAAGTCTCAAGAATTTTACAGAGGCACCATCAGATGACACTTCTCCAGATGAGTGTGAACATGGAATGCACAATTGTACGAATCAGGGGACACTgctcaacaaaaaaatgtgctTCTCAAAAAGCCATCCAGCTCCACCATATTACTCGACCAAGAGAGGATTTCTGGATTTGACTGACACCACCTCCCTGTCTGCAATAAAATCACCTGAGAGCATCTTTGGCAGATATTCCTCCATAG CGGCTGGAGAATTTAGCAATGAACAACTTCATGTAGAAGACATGAGCTTTAAATGTTCAGATAAACCTGATGGTCAATTCTACTTGTCGCCAAGGGGAAAGCAAGTCATGGATTGCACAGCTTCTAAAAG ATCAGTGCTTGAAATAAAACCTGAAAGCACATCAGTtcagaaaaaaggaaaaaaagaagaggaatttACCAACATTGAGCCTGTTGAGA GTCTCGGTTCGAAAGAAATTGAGGATTCTTTAGACTCCAGGTGGAAATGGAGAAATTGTAGTTTGGCCACTGCA GGTAATAGCAGCTCAGACATTAAAAGAAATCAGGACGGGATCCTCAACATCTTCTCTGATTCCTTGCAACTTGATGGCGTCTCCTTGGTTCCTAAATCAGTTGAGAGGGCTTGCCTTGAGAATGCTAAAGTTCTCGATCAGGTGGATAAGAAATTCATTGCAATTGTGGCTGGAAAAACCCTTGCTATAATTGATCAG CATGCTGCTGATGAAAGAATTAAACTGGAGGAATTACGAAGTAAG GTATTATCGGGAGAAATGAAAACTATCAAGTATCTGGATTCTGAGCATGAACTA GTCTTGCCTGAAATTGGTTATCAATTACTTCACAATTATGCagaacaaattcaaacttggGGTTGGATTTGCAATATACATTCTCAGGACTCAAATTCCTTTACAAA ACATTTAGATTCTCTACACAGGCAGCCTACAGTTATCAAACTTCTCGCG GTGCCTTGCATTTTGGGTGtggttttaaatgatattgaTCTCCTAGAGTTCCTTCAACAG CTTGCTGACACAGATGGGTCATCAACCATACCCCCATCCGTTCACCGTGTCCTTAACAGCAAAGCATGCAGGG GGGCGATTATGTTTGGAGATACATTGCTGCCTTCAGAATGTTCCCTCATTGTCGACGAGCTGAAACAGACTTCACTTTGTTTCCAG TGTGCTCACGGCCGACCAACAACCGTCCCTCTTGTCAATCTCGAAATCTTGCATAACAAAGTTGCGAGGCTTGGTATAGACGCATCCTGCTGGCATGGCTTACGGCAACATAAAGTCAGTTTAAAGCGTATGTCTCAGCGACTAAGATCTGCTGTATCCTAA
- the LOC125215864 gene encoding DNA mismatch repair protein MLH3 isoform X6, translating into MSVLRTALVHVNVFFRVVDVESLDELLCVGPSASPLPILSTYFGIGSSASFHKLVLSNRELNLSGYISEPHGIFSPKAIQYVYINSRLVYKGPIHKLVNQLAAKFDMSSPWQLTTSSQRMKQNKYDKCPAFILNLQCPTSYYDIIASERLRTSVEFKDWAPVLTFIEDGVMRLWTKNTSHDMLGNPESGKRRCQTQTSLVPVDVCSTHWDKPYENHDNSLGLEETTFESGKSCRKVLGFENFELEADLLPENDYISQACDGSMVGETINQISPWCVSSPLHVAKTYGRKMDDLSSALGYILPATNENVDSRSIASGASIDCHYFGDNRHTDEEYGISFLRSCSFDKSLMKERRSPSKDARFEFGRDGRAKRRRIDCCDIVEDDINSVMLGGDVECSALQPFQFSPVTRHDIDGMLESPGRDSVKSSFLGDNLPDSEQFWESTSSWHSFRSGWSPLTRKETEIKFLDNSNYPIEKTSVEGHSGLGKDILHRCPIQGEILGDTKYNRLQQDCSFTNHSPDEEIGESQLDFENLFSLKPFKRFTDAYWSLSPVHCEESLKNFTEAPSDDTSPDECEHGMHNCTNQGTLLNKKMCFSKSHPAPPYYSTKRGFLDLTDTTSLSAIKSPESIFGRYSSIAAGEFSNEQLHVEDMSFKCSDKPDGQFYLSPRGKQVMDCTASKRSVLEIKPESTSVQKKGKKEEEFTNIEPVESLGSKEIEDSLDSRWKWRNCSLATAGNSSSDIKRNQDGILNIFSDSLQLDGVSLVPKSVERACLENAKVLDQVDKKFIAIVAGKTLAIIDQHAADERIKLEELRSKVLSGEMKTIKYLDSEHELVLPEIGYQLLHNYAEQIQTWGWICNIHSQDSNSFTKHLDSLHRQPTVIKLLAVPCILGVVLNDIDLLEFLQQLADTDGSSTIPPSVHRVLNSKACRGAIMFGDTLLPSECSLIVDELKQTSLCFQCAHGRPTTVPLVNLEILHNKVARLGIDASCWHGLRQHKVSLKRMSQRLRSAVS; encoded by the exons ATGAGCGTGCTTCGAACTGCCCTTGTTCATGTTAATGTGTTCTTCAGAGTTGTTGATGTGGAAAG CTTAGATGAGCTGCTTTGTGTTGGACCTTCAGCTTCCCCGTTACCAATACTTTCAACATATTTTGGCATTGGGAGTTCAGCTAGTTTCCACAAACTGGTTCTATCCAATAGAGAACTGAATCTTTCTGGGTATATATCTGAACCTCATGGAATCTTTTCTCCGAAG GCAATCCAGTATGTCT ACATCAATTCAAGACTTGTTTACAAGGGACCCATTCATAAGCTAGTGAATCAGTTGGCTGCTAAATTTGATATGTCCAGCCCCTGGCAGCTTACCACCAGTTCCCAAAGGATGAAGCAGAATAAGTACGACAAATGCCCAGCCTTTATTTTGAATCTACAATGCCCAACATcttattatgatattattgcTTCTGAGCGATTGAGGACCTCAGTTGAATTTAAG GACTGGGCACCCGTTCTTACTTTCATAGAGGATGGTGTGATGCGTCTTTGGACAAAAAATACTTCTCATG ATATGTTAGGTAATCCTGAAAGTGGAAAAAGAAGGTGCCAGACACAGACCAGCCTAGTTCCTGTTGATGTTTGCTCCACTCACTGGGATAAGCCATACGAAAACCACGATAACTCACTGGGTTTAGAAGAGACCACATTTGAATCTGGAAAGTCTTGCCGAAAAGTTCTTgggtttgaaaattttgagttaGAGGCAGATTTACTACCTGAAAATGACTACATAAGCCAAGCATGTGATGGATCTATGGTTGGTGAGACTATAAACCAAATTTCTCCTTGGTGTGTTTCCTCACCATTGCATGTGGCAAAAACATATGGTCGAAAGATGGATGACCTATCTTCAGCTTTAGGGTACATCTTACCTGCAACCAATGAGAATGTGGACAGCAGGTCAATAGCGAGTGGGGCTTCTATTGATTGTCATTATTTTGGTGATAATAGACATACTGATGAGGAATATGGCATATCATTTCTTAGAAGTTGCTCCTTTGACAAAAGCTTGATGAAAGAGAGAAGATCACCTTCAAAGGATGCGAGATTTGAATTTGGACGAGATGGCAGAGCTAAAAGAAGGCGGATTGATTGTTGTGATATCGTGGAAGATGATATCAATTCAGTGATGTTAGGAGGTGATGTTGAGTGCAGTGCTCTCCAACCATTTCAGTTTTCTCCAGTGACCAGACATGACATCGATGGAATGTTGGAGTCTCCTGGAAGGGATTCAGTGAAGTCATCTTTCCTAGGGGATAATCTACCTGACTCTGAGCAATTTTGGGAATCCACTTCTAGTTGGCATTCATTCCGATCTGGATGGTCTCCTCTAACTAGAAAGGAAACTGAGATCAAGTTTCTTGACAATAGTAATTATCCAATTGAGAAAACTTCAGTTGAAGGTCACTCTGGATTAGGAAAAGATATTTTACACAGATGTCCTATTCAAGGAGAAATTCTTGGagatacaaaatataataggCTGCAGCAGGATTGCTCCTTCACGAACCATTCCCCTGATGAGGAAATTGGTGAAAGTCAGTTGGATTTTGAGAATTTGTTCTCTTTAAAGCCTTTCAAGAGATTCACAGATGCATACTGGTCACTGTCACCCGTTCACTGTGAAGAAAGTCTCAAGAATTTTACAGAGGCACCATCAGATGACACTTCTCCAGATGAGTGTGAACATGGAATGCACAATTGTACGAATCAGGGGACACTgctcaacaaaaaaatgtgctTCTCAAAAAGCCATCCAGCTCCACCATATTACTCGACCAAGAGAGGATTTCTGGATTTGACTGACACCACCTCCCTGTCTGCAATAAAATCACCTGAGAGCATCTTTGGCAGATATTCCTCCATAG CGGCTGGAGAATTTAGCAATGAACAACTTCATGTAGAAGACATGAGCTTTAAATGTTCAGATAAACCTGATGGTCAATTCTACTTGTCGCCAAGGGGAAAGCAAGTCATGGATTGCACAGCTTCTAAAAG ATCAGTGCTTGAAATAAAACCTGAAAGCACATCAGTtcagaaaaaaggaaaaaaagaagaggaatttACCAACATTGAGCCTGTTGAGA GTCTCGGTTCGAAAGAAATTGAGGATTCTTTAGACTCCAGGTGGAAATGGAGAAATTGTAGTTTGGCCACTGCA GGTAATAGCAGCTCAGACATTAAAAGAAATCAGGACGGGATCCTCAACATCTTCTCTGATTCCTTGCAACTTGATGGCGTCTCCTTGGTTCCTAAATCAGTTGAGAGGGCTTGCCTTGAGAATGCTAAAGTTCTCGATCAGGTGGATAAGAAATTCATTGCAATTGTGGCTGGAAAAACCCTTGCTATAATTGATCAG CATGCTGCTGATGAAAGAATTAAACTGGAGGAATTACGAAGTAAG GTATTATCGGGAGAAATGAAAACTATCAAGTATCTGGATTCTGAGCATGAACTA GTCTTGCCTGAAATTGGTTATCAATTACTTCACAATTATGCagaacaaattcaaacttggGGTTGGATTTGCAATATACATTCTCAGGACTCAAATTCCTTTACAAA ACATTTAGATTCTCTACACAGGCAGCCTACAGTTATCAAACTTCTCGCG GTGCCTTGCATTTTGGGTGtggttttaaatgatattgaTCTCCTAGAGTTCCTTCAACAG CTTGCTGACACAGATGGGTCATCAACCATACCCCCATCCGTTCACCGTGTCCTTAACAGCAAAGCATGCAGGG GGGCGATTATGTTTGGAGATACATTGCTGCCTTCAGAATGTTCCCTCATTGTCGACGAGCTGAAACAGACTTCACTTTGTTTCCAG TGTGCTCACGGCCGACCAACAACCGTCCCTCTTGTCAATCTCGAAATCTTGCATAACAAAGTTGCGAGGCTTGGTATAGACGCATCCTGCTGGCATGGCTTACGGCAACATAAAGTCAGTTTAAAGCGTATGTCTCAGCGACTAAGATCTGCTGTATCCTAA
- the LOC125215864 gene encoding DNA mismatch repair protein MLH3 isoform X3, with amino-acid sequence MRSIERLPETTHSSVRSGVVICDLTRIVEELVFNSLDAGATEVAVSVGVGSSYLKVVDNGSGITRDGLLLLGERYVTSKVDYLALDASTTENLDYHGEALCSISDVSLLEIVTKARGKSTGYKKILKKRKCVFIGINNDREEVGTTVISHDIFYNQPVRRKQMQSSPKKVLDSIKMSVLRTALVHVNVFFRVVDVESLDELLCVGPSASPLPILSTYFGIGSSASFHKLVLSNRELNLSGYISEPHGIFSPKAIQYVYINSRLVYKGPIHKLVNQLAAKFDMSSPWQLTTSSQRMKQNKYDKCPAFILNLQCPTSYYDIIASERLRTSVEFKDWAPVLTFIEDGVMRLWTKNTSHDMLGNPESGKRRCQTQTSLVPVDVCSTHWDKPYENHDNSLGLEETTFESGKSCRKVLGFENFELEADLLPENDYISQACDGSMVGETINQISPWCVSSPLHVAKTYGRKMDDLSSALGYILPATNENVDSRSIASGASIDCHYFGDNRHTDEEYGISFLRSCSFDKSLMKERRSPSKDARFEFGRDGRAKRRRIDCCDIVEDDINSVMLGGDVECSALQPFQFSPVTRHDIDGMLESPGRDSVKSSFLGDNLPDSEQFWESTSSWHSFRSGWSPLTRKETEIKFLDNSNYPIEKTSVEGHSGLGKDILHRCPIQGEILGDTKYNRLQQDCSFTNHSPDEEIGESQLDFENLFSLKPFKRFTDAYWSLSPVHCEESLKNFTEAPSDDTSPDECEHGMHNCTNQGTLLNKKMCFSKSHPAPPYYSTKRGFLDLTDTTSLSAIKSPESIFGRYSSIAAGEFSNEQLHVEDMSFKCSDKPDGQFYLSPRGKQVMDCTASKRSVLEIKPESTSVQKKGKKEEEFTNIEPVESLGSKEIEDSLDSRWKWRNCSLATAGNSSSDIKRNQDGILNIFSDSLQLDGVSLVPKSVERACLENAKVLDQVDKKFIAIVAGKTLAIIDQHAADERIKLEELRSKVLSGEMKTIKYLDSEHELVLPEIGYQLLHNYAEQIQTWGWICNIHSQDSNSFTKHLDSLHRQPTVIKLLAVPCILGVVLNDIDLLEFLQQLADTDGSSTIPPSVHRVLNSKACRVPLCRGDYVWRYIAAFRMFPHCRRAETDFTLFPVCSRPTNNRPSCQSRNLA; translated from the exons ATGAGGAGCATCGAAAGGTTGCCTGAGACCACTCACAGCTCGGTGCGGTCCGGGGTCGTGATATGTGATTTGACGAGGATTGTTGAGGAGTTAGTTTTTAACAGCCTTGATGCAGGTGCTACTGAG GTTGCCGTGTCAGTAGGGGTTGGTAGCTCCTACCTCAAAGTGGTGGATAATG GATCTGGAATTACGCGGGATGGACTACTGCTATTAGGAGAACGATATG TTACATCCAAAGTTGATTACTTGGCTCTGGATGCCAGTACTACTGAAAACCTTGACTATCATGGAGAAGCTCTGTGCTCGATTTCTGATGTTTCTCTGTTGGAGATTGTGACAAAAGCAAGAGGGAAATCAACTGGATACAAAAAGATACTGAAG AAAAGGAAGTGTGTGTTCATTGGAATCAATAATGACAGAGAAGAAGTGGGAACTACAG TCATATCTCATGATATATTTTACAATCAGCCTGTTCGAAGAAAACAGATGCAATCCAG CCCCAAGAAGGTGCTGGATTCGATCAAAATGAGCGTGCTTCGAACTGCCCTTGTTCATGTTAATGTGTTCTTCAGAGTTGTTGATGTGGAAAG CTTAGATGAGCTGCTTTGTGTTGGACCTTCAGCTTCCCCGTTACCAATACTTTCAACATATTTTGGCATTGGGAGTTCAGCTAGTTTCCACAAACTGGTTCTATCCAATAGAGAACTGAATCTTTCTGGGTATATATCTGAACCTCATGGAATCTTTTCTCCGAAG GCAATCCAGTATGTCT ACATCAATTCAAGACTTGTTTACAAGGGACCCATTCATAAGCTAGTGAATCAGTTGGCTGCTAAATTTGATATGTCCAGCCCCTGGCAGCTTACCACCAGTTCCCAAAGGATGAAGCAGAATAAGTACGACAAATGCCCAGCCTTTATTTTGAATCTACAATGCCCAACATcttattatgatattattgcTTCTGAGCGATTGAGGACCTCAGTTGAATTTAAG GACTGGGCACCCGTTCTTACTTTCATAGAGGATGGTGTGATGCGTCTTTGGACAAAAAATACTTCTCATG ATATGTTAGGTAATCCTGAAAGTGGAAAAAGAAGGTGCCAGACACAGACCAGCCTAGTTCCTGTTGATGTTTGCTCCACTCACTGGGATAAGCCATACGAAAACCACGATAACTCACTGGGTTTAGAAGAGACCACATTTGAATCTGGAAAGTCTTGCCGAAAAGTTCTTgggtttgaaaattttgagttaGAGGCAGATTTACTACCTGAAAATGACTACATAAGCCAAGCATGTGATGGATCTATGGTTGGTGAGACTATAAACCAAATTTCTCCTTGGTGTGTTTCCTCACCATTGCATGTGGCAAAAACATATGGTCGAAAGATGGATGACCTATCTTCAGCTTTAGGGTACATCTTACCTGCAACCAATGAGAATGTGGACAGCAGGTCAATAGCGAGTGGGGCTTCTATTGATTGTCATTATTTTGGTGATAATAGACATACTGATGAGGAATATGGCATATCATTTCTTAGAAGTTGCTCCTTTGACAAAAGCTTGATGAAAGAGAGAAGATCACCTTCAAAGGATGCGAGATTTGAATTTGGACGAGATGGCAGAGCTAAAAGAAGGCGGATTGATTGTTGTGATATCGTGGAAGATGATATCAATTCAGTGATGTTAGGAGGTGATGTTGAGTGCAGTGCTCTCCAACCATTTCAGTTTTCTCCAGTGACCAGACATGACATCGATGGAATGTTGGAGTCTCCTGGAAGGGATTCAGTGAAGTCATCTTTCCTAGGGGATAATCTACCTGACTCTGAGCAATTTTGGGAATCCACTTCTAGTTGGCATTCATTCCGATCTGGATGGTCTCCTCTAACTAGAAAGGAAACTGAGATCAAGTTTCTTGACAATAGTAATTATCCAATTGAGAAAACTTCAGTTGAAGGTCACTCTGGATTAGGAAAAGATATTTTACACAGATGTCCTATTCAAGGAGAAATTCTTGGagatacaaaatataataggCTGCAGCAGGATTGCTCCTTCACGAACCATTCCCCTGATGAGGAAATTGGTGAAAGTCAGTTGGATTTTGAGAATTTGTTCTCTTTAAAGCCTTTCAAGAGATTCACAGATGCATACTGGTCACTGTCACCCGTTCACTGTGAAGAAAGTCTCAAGAATTTTACAGAGGCACCATCAGATGACACTTCTCCAGATGAGTGTGAACATGGAATGCACAATTGTACGAATCAGGGGACACTgctcaacaaaaaaatgtgctTCTCAAAAAGCCATCCAGCTCCACCATATTACTCGACCAAGAGAGGATTTCTGGATTTGACTGACACCACCTCCCTGTCTGCAATAAAATCACCTGAGAGCATCTTTGGCAGATATTCCTCCATAG CGGCTGGAGAATTTAGCAATGAACAACTTCATGTAGAAGACATGAGCTTTAAATGTTCAGATAAACCTGATGGTCAATTCTACTTGTCGCCAAGGGGAAAGCAAGTCATGGATTGCACAGCTTCTAAAAG ATCAGTGCTTGAAATAAAACCTGAAAGCACATCAGTtcagaaaaaaggaaaaaaagaagaggaatttACCAACATTGAGCCTGTTGAGA GTCTCGGTTCGAAAGAAATTGAGGATTCTTTAGACTCCAGGTGGAAATGGAGAAATTGTAGTTTGGCCACTGCA GGTAATAGCAGCTCAGACATTAAAAGAAATCAGGACGGGATCCTCAACATCTTCTCTGATTCCTTGCAACTTGATGGCGTCTCCTTGGTTCCTAAATCAGTTGAGAGGGCTTGCCTTGAGAATGCTAAAGTTCTCGATCAGGTGGATAAGAAATTCATTGCAATTGTGGCTGGAAAAACCCTTGCTATAATTGATCAG CATGCTGCTGATGAAAGAATTAAACTGGAGGAATTACGAAGTAAG GTATTATCGGGAGAAATGAAAACTATCAAGTATCTGGATTCTGAGCATGAACTA GTCTTGCCTGAAATTGGTTATCAATTACTTCACAATTATGCagaacaaattcaaacttggGGTTGGATTTGCAATATACATTCTCAGGACTCAAATTCCTTTACAAA ACATTTAGATTCTCTACACAGGCAGCCTACAGTTATCAAACTTCTCGCG GTGCCTTGCATTTTGGGTGtggttttaaatgatattgaTCTCCTAGAGTTCCTTCAACAG CTTGCTGACACAGATGGGTCATCAACCATACCCCCATCCGTTCACCGTGTCCTTAACAGCAAAGCATGCAGGG TACCTTTATGCAGGGGCGATTATGTTTGGAGATACATTGCTGCCTTCAGAATGTTCCCTCATTGTCGACGAGCTGAAACAGACTTCACTTTGTTTCCAG TGTGCTCACGGCCGACCAACAACCGTCCCTCTTGTCAATCTCGAAATCTTGCATAA